One stretch of Bacteroidota bacterium DNA includes these proteins:
- a CDS encoding BatA domain-containing protein, whose protein sequence is MTFLNPFVLFGLAAATIPILIHLFNIRKLRTIEFSTLSFLKELNKNKIRKIKIRQWILLALRTMLILLIVLAFSRPALKGNFGSAGSRAASTIVILLDNSASMSLNNERGKFLAQAQTQALQIISLLQENDDVFFLRLSDLPNATTETATHDLRTLESLIRETEVQYSHRTIKDGIRLSSHLLQQSKNFNKEVYIISDGQASSLSSLTENNSVTENLFDPQVKIFYSFLSQRQTENAAIERTVIPPALLQANKPFTLNVVVKNYGTVPLNNHLVSVVFDGARVMQKSVSLGSGMSSTLEFNLIPSHSGTVSGYVELEDDPFESDNRYYFSVNIPGQINVSIISTEEGYSHYIFTALNVAAMSNRSSPVSISTFAPSQMNSSSLAKSDVLVITGVKTLPSSQTDILNRFLMNGGNVLFFPSADTSSFSYDYLKPVGLADMSVTKTNTTFEKVDLQFPIFQGMFEQGIKKNAEGIESPHILTTVNVTPETNVRSVISLSNGKNFLWLKEVGKGKLLGFSVPAVMTWSDFPIKGIFVPLLYQSVLYLSSPLNTAGEMHYRVGEKVEFNSSQLKKGKMVSPTSLQLFDTENRKIPLQTYNKTNSEGISETMFTFNDPQSAGMYSAVAQNDTLLALPVNVPREESNGILTDDEQINNIFTRFGIEESSVTKLLPDTDVANTITQSRFGIELWRYLLMAAALIALIEMFVAREPKQQ, encoded by the coding sequence ATGACCTTTCTTAATCCTTTTGTTCTGTTCGGACTTGCAGCAGCGACAATCCCAATTCTGATCCATCTCTTCAACATCCGTAAGCTCCGCACTATCGAGTTTAGCACGCTTTCGTTCTTGAAAGAGTTGAACAAAAATAAAATCCGAAAGATCAAGATCCGTCAATGGATTTTGCTGGCCTTGCGCACAATGTTGATTTTGTTGATCGTCCTCGCCTTCTCTCGACCTGCTTTAAAAGGAAATTTCGGCTCAGCAGGATCACGCGCGGCATCAACAATCGTTATTCTTCTGGACAATTCCGCCAGTATGTCTTTGAATAATGAACGAGGAAAATTTCTTGCTCAAGCACAAACACAGGCATTGCAGATCATTTCTCTATTGCAGGAAAATGACGATGTCTTCTTCCTTCGTCTTTCCGATCTGCCAAATGCCACAACAGAAACTGCAACACACGATCTTCGCACGTTAGAATCATTGATCCGAGAGACAGAGGTACAGTACTCTCATCGTACGATCAAAGATGGTATTCGCCTCTCATCACACTTGCTTCAGCAGTCAAAGAATTTTAACAAGGAAGTATATATTATTTCAGACGGACAGGCATCATCTCTTTCTTCTCTCACAGAAAACAATTCTGTCACTGAAAATTTGTTCGATCCTCAGGTAAAAATATTTTATTCATTCCTTTCGCAGCGACAAACAGAGAATGCTGCAATTGAGCGAACGGTAATTCCTCCCGCCCTCTTACAAGCAAATAAACCGTTTACACTGAATGTTGTGGTAAAAAATTACGGAACCGTTCCTCTGAACAATCACCTCGTCAGCGTTGTGTTCGATGGCGCTCGGGTAATGCAAAAAAGTGTCTCCCTTGGAAGCGGCATGAGTTCAACTCTTGAGTTTAATCTCATTCCATCCCATTCCGGCACCGTTTCCGGATATGTAGAGTTGGAAGATGATCCTTTTGAGTCGGATAACCGTTACTATTTTTCAGTCAACATTCCCGGTCAGATCAATGTTTCGATCATTTCAACAGAAGAGGGGTATTCGCACTATATTTTTACTGCTTTAAATGTAGCAGCAATGTCAAACAGATCCTCTCCCGTATCAATCTCAACCTTTGCTCCATCGCAAATGAATTCATCCTCTCTAGCCAAATCGGATGTTCTCGTTATCACGGGTGTGAAAACGCTCCCCTCTTCACAGACTGATATTCTGAATCGTTTTTTAATGAACGGAGGAAACGTTTTGTTTTTTCCTTCCGCAGATACCTCTTCATTCTCGTATGACTACTTAAAACCGGTCGGTCTTGCCGATATGAGCGTGACAAAAACCAACACCACATTTGAAAAGGTCGACCTGCAATTTCCTATTTTTCAAGGGATGTTTGAACAAGGCATCAAAAAAAATGCTGAGGGGATAGAATCCCCGCACATTTTAACAACTGTAAATGTAACACCAGAAACCAATGTTCGATCTGTCATTTCACTGTCAAACGGAAAAAACTTTCTTTGGCTCAAGGAGGTTGGGAAAGGGAAACTTCTTGGATTTTCCGTTCCGGCAGTCATGACTTGGTCTGATTTCCCTATAAAAGGAATTTTTGTTCCCTTATTATATCAATCCGTTTTATATCTGTCATCCCCACTCAATACTGCCGGAGAGATGCATTATCGTGTTGGAGAAAAAGTAGAATTCAATTCGTCCCAATTGAAAAAGGGAAAGATGGTTTCTCCCACCTCCCTTCAATTGTTCGACACCGAAAATCGGAAAATACCATTACAAACATATAATAAAACAAATTCCGAAGGAATATCGGAAACAATGTTTACCTTTAATGATCCTCAGAGCGCAGGAATGTATTCGGCGGTAGCTCAGAATGATACACTTCTTGCACTGCCGGTGAACGTTCCTCGCGAAGAATCAAATGGAATACTGACTGACGATGAACAAATAAATAATATCTTCACTCGGTTTGGCATTGAAGAGTCTTCAGTGACAAAACTGCTGCCGGACACCGATGTTGCAAATACAATTACCCAGAGCAGATTTGGAATTGAGTTGTGGCGATATCTTTTAATGGCTGCAGCCCTTATTGCATTGATTGAGATGTTTGTTGCAAGAGAACCAAAACAACAGTAA
- the hflX gene encoding GTPase HflX — translation MIDLVKEKRERAMVVGVAAKNTTKLQEEEYLEELVLLADTAGADVLHKILQVKDRFDSAYYIGKGKVEQLAQMCKDDDISLVIFDDDLSPAQVRNLEESIERKILDRSGLILDIFASRAKTNEAKTQVELAQLNYLLPRLTRMWTHLSKQFGGIGTKGPGETQIETDRRLIREKISYLKEKLEKIATQRTTQRKGRKEFYNISLVGYTNVGKSTLLNTLSDSKVFVENRLFATLDPTTRLVALDSATSAMVTDTVGFIRKLPHHLVASFKSTLEEVVEADILLHVIDLSHPQMEEQIEVVKNTVADLGAANKTVIYVFNKVDAVEDRTIIKMLQAKYEPSVFISAHRGINILGLKQMLISIIHSSFTEMTFTVTNSDYKTISLLHDLTEIIEQTYDENNIIITARVSDKTKDRVEKLLASLKK, via the coding sequence ATGATTGACCTCGTAAAAGAAAAACGTGAACGTGCAATGGTTGTCGGTGTTGCCGCAAAAAATACAACAAAATTGCAGGAAGAAGAATATCTGGAAGAACTCGTCCTTCTGGCAGACACTGCCGGTGCAGACGTTCTTCATAAAATTCTGCAAGTAAAGGATCGATTTGATTCGGCATACTACATTGGCAAAGGAAAAGTGGAACAGCTTGCACAAATGTGCAAAGATGATGATATCTCTCTTGTTATTTTTGACGATGATCTCTCCCCTGCACAGGTACGCAACTTGGAGGAATCTATCGAACGGAAAATTCTCGATCGCAGCGGATTGATCCTGGATATTTTTGCTTCACGGGCAAAGACCAATGAGGCAAAAACTCAGGTAGAACTTGCTCAATTGAACTACCTTCTTCCCCGCTTGACCCGTATGTGGACGCATTTATCCAAACAATTCGGAGGAATCGGCACAAAAGGTCCCGGCGAGACACAGATCGAAACTGACCGCCGTTTGATTCGTGAAAAAATTTCATATCTGAAGGAAAAACTCGAGAAGATCGCAACACAGCGTACCACGCAGCGCAAAGGGAGAAAAGAATTTTACAATATCTCACTTGTGGGATATACGAACGTGGGGAAATCCACATTGCTGAACACACTCTCCGATTCAAAAGTGTTCGTGGAAAATCGCTTGTTTGCCACGCTCGATCCGACAACCCGGCTTGTGGCATTAGATTCCGCAACAAGCGCTATGGTTACGGACACAGTCGGATTCATCCGTAAACTTCCGCATCATCTTGTCGCGTCATTTAAGAGTACGTTGGAAGAGGTGGTTGAAGCTGATATCCTGCTGCATGTGATAGACCTTTCTCATCCACAGATGGAAGAACAGATTGAAGTAGTGAAGAACACTGTCGCCGATCTTGGTGCGGCAAACAAAACGGTGATTTATGTATTTAATAAAGTGGATGCTGTTGAGGATAGAACCATCATCAAAATGCTGCAAGCTAAATATGAACCCTCCGTTTTCATCTCTGCGCACCGAGGCATCAATATTCTTGGCTTAAAACAAATGCTCATTTCCATCATTCATTCGTCATTCACAGAAATGACATTTACCGTCACCAACTCCGATTATAAAACCATCTCACTCCTTCATGATCTTACCGAGATCATTGAACAAACATATGATGAAAATAATATCATCATCACAGCTCGCGTGAGCGACAAAACAAAAGACCGAGTTGAAAAACTACTGGCTTCATTAAAAAAGTAG
- a CDS encoding response regulator: MKTPLTVLIIDDETAFSSLLSMDLESDPHYVVKTASSGEEGISLMKGERFDILLLDYHIGTMTGLQVLQWMNETAIDTPVIMLTAAGTEEIAVNAMKLGAYDYARKERLELSHLPILINGIYERYLFRQEVKQREIERMEEEKHQAAVQMFQTTVRTIAHHVNNALAIIMLRSSSYERMVKKTLDAETANQFVQLISDLKGQASVIESVVRSLVELSNVVYTNYVTDQSIIDIRQELEKNLKLMEEQQKIAV; encoded by the coding sequence ATGAAAACACCACTTACGGTACTAATTATCGACGATGAAACTGCTTTTTCCAGCCTGTTAAGCATGGATCTTGAATCTGATCCACATTACGTTGTGAAAACTGCCAGCTCTGGGGAAGAGGGAATTTCGTTAATGAAGGGAGAACGTTTCGATATCCTGTTGTTGGATTATCATATCGGAACCATGACGGGACTCCAAGTGCTTCAATGGATGAACGAGACAGCAATTGACACTCCGGTTATAATGCTCACCGCAGCAGGCACAGAAGAGATTGCAGTCAATGCAATGAAATTAGGCGCCTATGATTATGCACGAAAAGAACGTCTCGAACTTTCCCATCTGCCTATTCTGATCAACGGAATTTATGAACGATATCTCTTCCGTCAGGAAGTAAAACAACGCGAAATTGAAAGAATGGAAGAAGAAAAACATCAGGCTGCAGTACAAATGTTCCAAACCACTGTCCGTACAATTGCACACCATGTGAATAATGCACTTGCCATTATTATGCTCCGTTCTTCCTCGTACGAACGGATGGTCAAGAAAACCCTTGATGCGGAAACAGCAAATCAATTCGTCCAACTTATTAGCGATTTAAAAGGACAAGCTTCAGTCATCGAATCCGTTGTTCGCTCTCTAGTCGAACTTTCTAACGTCGTATATACCAACTACGTTACCGATCAAAGCATCATTGATATCCGCCAAGAATTAGAGAAAAATCTGAAGTTGATGGAAGAACAGCAAAAAATTGCCGTATAA
- the hrcA gene encoding heat-inducible transcriptional repressor HrcA, which yields MNSLNDREKTILHNIVHSYIQTAIPVGSRFIAKRRDIGLSPATIRNVMSDLEYLGYLGHPHTSAGRIPTDKGYRFYVNELMEIDQLSEKDQSSIQTQLQGNIETDDVLKIASKILGTISHQLSVVTAPQMTSGIFEKLELLQVSSTRLLVIISIRSGLVKTIMMEIHSEIARAKLDQVARLLNDRLCGLTFKEIRDTFTERIRDFQNEESGLIRLFIESVDKLFDENRKEKIHIGGTTNMLSQPEFENTKNFKSVIELMDNEDIIIHILETGDAKNGGANVTIGEETKIEHMKDFSVVTKTYSVGDVSGTIGVLGPKRMEYSKMIPLVDFVATTISDLFNKKPQ from the coding sequence ATGAATTCATTGAACGACAGGGAAAAAACGATATTACATAATATCGTCCACAGTTATATTCAAACCGCTATTCCGGTAGGATCGCGCTTTATTGCTAAACGGCGCGATATTGGATTAAGTCCGGCGACCATACGGAACGTCATGTCCGATTTGGAATATCTCGGATATCTCGGTCATCCTCATACATCGGCAGGAAGAATTCCCACAGATAAAGGATATCGTTTTTATGTGAACGAATTGATGGAAATAGATCAGCTCAGCGAAAAAGATCAATCTTCAATCCAAACTCAACTGCAGGGAAACATTGAAACAGATGACGTCCTCAAGATTGCTTCTAAAATTCTCGGAACTATCTCGCATCAATTAAGCGTAGTAACAGCACCGCAAATGACATCCGGTATTTTTGAGAAATTAGAACTGCTTCAAGTTTCCAGCACACGACTGCTCGTGATCATTTCTATTCGTTCGGGACTTGTGAAAACGATTATGATGGAGATCCATTCTGAAATTGCGCGTGCAAAACTGGACCAAGTTGCACGGTTACTGAATGACCGACTATGCGGACTGACATTTAAAGAGATCAGGGATACATTCACAGAACGGATTCGTGATTTTCAGAATGAAGAATCAGGCTTGATCCGGTTATTCATTGAATCTGTTGATAAATTGTTCGATGAGAATCGAAAAGAAAAGATTCATATTGGCGGTACGACGAATATGTTATCACAGCCTGAGTTTGAGAATACAAAAAATTTCAAAAGTGTAATAGAATTAATGGATAACGAGGATATTATTATTCACATATTGGAAACCGGTGATGCAAAAAATGGCGGAGCAAATGTAACAATTGGTGAAGAGACAAAAATAGAGCATATGAAAGATTTCAGCGTTGTCACAAAAACATACTCGGTCGGTGACGTTTCCGGAACGATCGGCGTGTTAGGACCGAAACGCATGGAATATTCAAAAATGATTCCGTTGGTCGATTTTGTCGCAACAACAATTTCAGATCTTTTTAACAAAAAACCACAATAA
- a CDS encoding nucleotide exchange factor GrpE: MDNQNTEELKNEEQNTQSQEAQQQASPKSEIEIAVEKNTELEVQIVSLKDQLLRKAAEFENYKRRTEQNSINFAKYASENIILELLPIIDDLSRSLKSSKEKSENDPFYKGIELILNKFNKVLESQGVKAIETIGKEFNVEHHDVMMQIPRADVKPHVIVEEIEKGYFLNDKVIRHAKVIVATSPIEEEVKN; this comes from the coding sequence ATGGATAATCAAAACACTGAAGAATTGAAGAACGAAGAACAGAACACACAATCACAGGAAGCTCAACAACAAGCGTCTCCGAAGAGCGAAATAGAAATTGCTGTCGAAAAAAATACCGAACTTGAAGTACAAATCGTATCGTTGAAGGATCAGCTTCTTCGCAAAGCCGCCGAATTCGAGAATTATAAACGCCGAACGGAACAGAATTCTATCAATTTCGCAAAATATGCAAGCGAAAATATTATTCTTGAATTGCTGCCGATCATCGATGATCTCTCCCGCTCCTTGAAAAGTAGCAAAGAGAAATCTGAAAACGATCCGTTCTACAAAGGTATCGAATTAATCCTCAACAAGTTCAATAAGGTGCTGGAATCCCAGGGGGTGAAAGCAATTGAGACGATTGGAAAAGAATTTAATGTTGAACACCACGATGTGATGATGCAAATTCCGCGCGCGGATGTGAAACCACACGTGATTGTGGAAGAGATTGAAAAAGGATATTTTTTGAATGACAAGGTCATTCGTCACGCAAAGGTTATTGTTGCAACGTCACCAATAGAAGAGGAAGTGAAGAACTAA
- the dnaJ gene encoding molecular chaperone DnaJ, with protein sequence MAGKRDYYEVLGVQRNASEDEIKKSYRKLALQFHPDRNPNNKEAEEKFKEATEAYEVLSDQQKRQRYDQFGHQGMRGGSDFHQYQDINDIFSHFGDIFGGSGGSIFEEMFGGQQRRRGPRSTGEQGSDLRIRLKLTLEEISAGVEKKLKIKKWKSCATCSGNGAKPGSSKSSCPQCQGTGELRQVSRSMFGQFVNISACAFCGGTGQIIKEKCHTCDGEGREQGESTIKINVPAGVTEGNYMTLQGQGNAGRRGGHAGDVIVEFTEEKHDSFIRNGDDIIYTALVSYPDAVLGADIEVPTLTGKAKIKIDAGTMPGKMMRMKERGIPHLNAYGRGDQLIQVQIWVPHKVNSREKELLKELSDSEHINPSEEEKSKSKSLFEKMKNVFT encoded by the coding sequence ATGGCAGGCAAACGAGATTATTATGAAGTGCTTGGCGTACAGCGCAACGCTTCCGAAGACGAGATTAAAAAATCATATCGCAAACTGGCCCTTCAATTTCACCCGGATAGAAATCCGAATAACAAAGAAGCAGAAGAGAAATTCAAAGAAGCGACTGAAGCATATGAAGTTCTTTCTGATCAGCAAAAACGTCAGCGCTATGACCAATTTGGCCATCAAGGAATGCGCGGCGGTTCCGACTTCCATCAATACCAGGATATCAACGATATCTTCTCCCATTTTGGAGATATTTTCGGTGGTTCCGGCGGTTCTATCTTTGAAGAGATGTTTGGCGGACAACAACGTCGTCGAGGTCCGCGCTCTACCGGTGAACAAGGCTCCGATCTTCGCATTCGTTTAAAATTAACTCTGGAAGAAATATCCGCCGGAGTTGAAAAAAAACTAAAAATAAAAAAATGGAAATCGTGCGCAACGTGCAGTGGAAACGGTGCAAAACCGGGATCTTCAAAATCCAGTTGTCCGCAATGCCAAGGTACTGGTGAACTTCGCCAAGTATCACGATCAATGTTCGGCCAATTCGTCAATATCTCTGCCTGTGCATTTTGCGGAGGCACCGGTCAAATTATAAAAGAAAAATGCCATACATGCGACGGTGAAGGACGAGAACAAGGCGAATCAACAATCAAGATCAATGTCCCCGCCGGTGTTACCGAAGGTAATTATATGACCTTGCAGGGTCAGGGAAATGCAGGACGACGGGGCGGACATGCCGGCGATGTGATTGTGGAATTCACAGAAGAAAAGCATGATTCATTCATCCGCAATGGCGACGATATTATTTATACCGCGTTAGTAAGTTATCCCGATGCTGTTCTCGGCGCGGATATTGAAGTTCCGACGCTGACCGGTAAAGCAAAGATCAAAATCGATGCGGGAACAATGCCCGGGAAAATGATGCGGATGAAAGAACGCGGCATTCCTCATTTGAATGCTTATGGACGAGGCGACCAATTGATCCAAGTGCAAATCTGGGTTCCTCACAAAGTCAATTCGCGAGAAAAAGAATTGTTGAAAGAACTTTCGGATAGCGAGCATATCAATCCATCCGAAGAGGAAAAAAGTAAAAGTAAGAGCCTGTTCGAAAAAATGAAGAACGTATTTACGTAG
- a CDS encoding helix-hairpin-helix domain-containing protein: MKRLKEYFAFTKNEQMVFLFLSLVFLAGVAVKAYKAYIVPQEPIQYDYSVGDSVFNAKSTMLLNDSATGQIKSAQKINLNTATKTELMTLPGVGESTAERIMLYREEKGTFKRTDELKNIKGIGEKKFEKLKPHIEVK; encoded by the coding sequence ATGAAACGCCTGAAGGAATATTTTGCGTTCACGAAGAATGAACAGATGGTATTTCTGTTCCTCTCTCTCGTCTTCCTTGCGGGCGTTGCTGTTAAAGCGTATAAAGCATACATTGTCCCACAGGAACCGATACAATACGATTATTCAGTTGGTGATTCTGTGTTCAATGCAAAATCAACGATGTTATTGAATGATAGTGCGACGGGACAGATCAAGAGCGCACAAAAAATTAATCTCAATACGGCCACAAAAACTGAATTAATGACGCTTCCCGGTGTTGGAGAATCAACAGCTGAACGCATCATGCTGTATCGAGAAGAAAAAGGAACATTTAAAAGAACTGACGAGCTCAAAAACATCAAAGGCATCGGTGAAAAGAAATTTGAAAAACTTAAACCGCACATCGAGGTCAAATGA
- the rsmD gene encoding 16S rRNA (guanine(966)-N(2))-methyltransferase RsmD, whose product MRVIAGKYKGRKLETVPDNSVRPATDKVKGAIFNVLQSRVNWTSARVLDLYAGSGSVGIEALSRGAKSCIFVEKSRNALQFLKSNIAVIGADGESNVVYGDVDMFVESTRTKFTVVFADPPYALEALKNIPNTIFEKNLIADDGYLIIEHPTRYEFAQNSLWEIVVEKVYGNTTVSFFQHKKSVV is encoded by the coding sequence ATGAGGGTGATTGCAGGAAAATACAAAGGGCGCAAACTTGAAACTGTGCCGGATAATTCTGTGCGCCCTGCTACCGATAAGGTGAAGGGGGCTATTTTTAATGTGCTGCAATCTCGAGTGAATTGGACCTCAGCGAGAGTGTTGGACCTATATGCCGGAAGTGGAAGTGTCGGTATTGAAGCATTAAGCCGGGGTGCAAAAAGCTGCATTTTTGTGGAAAAGAGCAGGAATGCCCTTCAATTTTTAAAGTCCAACATTGCGGTGATCGGGGCAGACGGTGAATCAAATGTCGTCTATGGTGATGTTGATATGTTCGTGGAATCGACCCGAACAAAATTTACTGTAGTGTTTGCGGATCCTCCGTACGCCTTGGAAGCATTAAAAAACATTCCAAATACTATCTTTGAAAAAAATCTGATCGCCGACGATGGATATTTGATCATTGAACATCCAACGCGATACGAATTTGCACAGAATTCCCTGTGGGAGATTGTTGTCGAAAAAGTGTATGGCAACACGACCGTTTCATTTTTTCAGCATAAAAAGAGTGTTGTATGA
- the coaD gene encoding pantetheine-phosphate adenylyltransferase — MKIAIYPGTFDPITNGHLDIIERAAQLFDKVIVTVAVNSSKTPMFTDEERVDLIQSIIKQKRYKNVSVERFNGLLVSFAKKKNAAAIIRGLRAISDFEYEFQMALMNRKQSNEIATVFLMPHEKYTYLNSSIVREIARLDGNFKDFVHPIVHRALKKKLSL; from the coding sequence ATGAAAATTGCAATTTATCCCGGTACATTTGATCCGATCACAAACGGACATCTGGACATTATTGAACGCGCAGCTCAATTATTTGACAAAGTCATTGTGACTGTTGCCGTGAACTCGTCGAAAACACCGATGTTTACGGACGAAGAACGCGTGGATTTGATCCAATCAATCATAAAACAAAAGCGCTATAAAAATGTCAGCGTGGAACGTTTTAACGGATTGCTTGTTTCATTTGCCAAAAAGAAAAACGCTGCCGCAATTATCCGCGGCCTGCGTGCTATTTCGGATTTTGAGTACGAGTTTCAGATGGCTCTGATGAATAGAAAACAATCCAATGAAATTGCTACTGTTTTTCTGATGCCGCACGAGAAATATACGTATTTGAATTCCAGTATTGTGCGCGAAATCGCCCGGTTGGATGGTAATTTCAAGGACTTCGTTCATCCCATCGTTCACCGCGCGTTAAAGAAAAAACTATCGCTATAA
- a CDS encoding pyridoxal phosphate-dependent aminotransferase: MKSLSKKVAQAEASQTLALTALAKKLKSEGIDVVSLTAGEPDFPTPRHIKDAAIKAIEDNFTKYTINAGIPELRSAIVEKLKRDNNVHVDVSQILVSNGAKHSIYNALQAICNKGDEVIIPAPYWVSYPEMVKLVDGVPVILKTTEKTDFKISASQLKKAITKKTKALILCSPSNPTGSVYTPEELKAIAKVIEQSGIFVIADEIYEKVIYDGATHFSLGSIPAIKELVITVNGVSKAYSMTGWRIGFLAATKSVVDAAEKVQSQVTSGPNSIAQKAAYAAFAGNDDEVKKMTTEFKRRRDYIHSALTAIPGITSTMPGGAFYLFPNVSSFYGKSYNGTKVKNSDDMAQFLIKEAQVVTVPGSGFGANNNIRLSYACSMQDLEKAASRMKEALAKLK; the protein is encoded by the coding sequence GTGAAGTCGTTATCGAAGAAAGTCGCCCAAGCAGAGGCGTCACAAACTTTAGCACTAACTGCACTTGCAAAGAAATTAAAATCAGAGGGGATTGACGTTGTTTCCTTGACCGCCGGTGAGCCGGATTTTCCAACACCTCGCCATATTAAAGACGCAGCAATTAAAGCAATTGAAGATAATTTCACAAAATATACTATCAACGCAGGAATCCCGGAACTCCGTTCGGCAATCGTGGAAAAATTAAAACGTGACAATAATGTTCACGTTGATGTATCGCAGATCCTAGTTTCAAACGGGGCAAAACACTCTATCTACAACGCATTGCAGGCAATCTGCAATAAAGGTGATGAGGTGATCATCCCGGCACCATATTGGGTCAGCTATCCGGAAATGGTAAAACTGGTGGATGGTGTACCGGTGATTCTAAAAACTACGGAAAAAACCGATTTCAAAATTTCCGCCTCACAACTAAAAAAGGCAATTACCAAAAAAACAAAAGCGTTGATCCTCTGCTCTCCTTCTAATCCGACCGGCTCTGTTTATACGCCGGAAGAGCTGAAGGCGATTGCAAAAGTGATTGAACAGTCAGGCATCTTCGTTATTGCCGATGAGATCTACGAAAAAGTAATTTATGACGGCGCTACGCATTTCAGTCTCGGCTCAATACCGGCGATAAAAGAACTTGTGATAACGGTGAACGGAGTATCCAAAGCATATTCTATGACCGGATGGCGCATTGGTTTTTTAGCGGCAACAAAATCAGTTGTTGATGCTGCAGAAAAAGTACAGAGCCAGGTAACATCGGGACCTAATTCAATCGCTCAAAAGGCTGCTTACGCCGCTTTTGCAGGAAATGATGATGAAGTCAAAAAAATGACGACGGAATTCAAACGACGACGGGATTACATTCATTCCGCACTTACAGCAATTCCGGGTATTACGTCAACAATGCCGGGCGGAGCATTCTATCTCTTCCCGAACGTAAGCTCTTTCTATGGAAAGAGTTACAATGGCACAAAGGTGAAGAACAGCGACGACATGGCTCAGTTCTTAATTAAAGAAGCTCAGGTAGTAACAGTTCCGGGCAGTGGTTTCGGAGCGAATAATAATATCAGACTCTCATATGCATGCTCAATGCAGGATCTTGAAAAAGCAGCATCGAGAATGAAAGAGGCTCTCGCAAAATTAAAGTAA
- a CDS encoding FmdB family zinc ribbon protein gives MPTYDYKCSNCGHLFEEVQSMKDPHLTKCPNCHNETLLRLIGGGGVIFKGSGFYQTDYKSSGEKKATSPTTEKKTEAKPASDATTPTPTPKKE, from the coding sequence ATGCCGACATACGATTATAAATGTTCCAATTGCGGTCATCTGTTTGAAGAAGTACAGTCAATGAAAGATCCGCATTTAACGAAATGCCCAAATTGCCATAACGAGACCTTATTACGACTTATTGGAGGCGGTGGAGTAATTTTCAAGGGAAGCGGATTTTACCAGACCGATTATAAAAGTAGTGGTGAGAAAAAAGCAACATCTCCAACAACAGAGAAGAAAACTGAAGCAAAACCGGCATCAGATGCTACCACGCCAACCCCAACTCCCAAAAAAGAGTAA